In Rhipicephalus microplus isolate Deutch F79 chromosome 7, USDA_Rmic, whole genome shotgun sequence, one genomic interval encodes:
- the LOC142767874 gene encoding uncharacterized protein LOC142767874, whose protein sequence is MGATRLTPDAVPTIFPNSPAYLSDCPPVREEPEEKRKRREASHLEEAIRQSISSHEEEDRLNKLQSYEDLVSQLQRVDLSSYWTAVQAANAVLFLHVEGEDPPEVERSVVVSRNIEVTAFWRKAKLPEKDLLIPTRLGNLRCLQTALDSVRRFRGLDVCVKDDKVKATFNLLFSLLDSLISDDLLPQEKNRNPWIYQGTA, encoded by the coding sequence ATGGGTGCCACTCGGCTTACTCCGGACGCAGTGCCGACAATCTTTCCAAATTCCCCTGCTTACCTGAGCGACTGCCCACCAGTGCGCGAGGAGCCCGAGGAAAAGCGGAAACGTCGCGAAGCATCACATCTGGAGGAAGCTATTCGACAGTCCATTTCTTCCCACGAAGAAGAGGACCGCCTAAATAAGCTGCAGTCATACGAGGACCTTGTATCGCAACTACAACGCGTCGACCTCTCCAGCTACTGGACAGCAGTACAAGCAGCAAACGCTGTTCTGTTTCTTCATGTAGAGGGCGAAGATCCACCGGAAGTTGAAAGATCTGTGGTTGTCAGCAGGAACATCGAGGTTACGGCTTTCTGGAGGAAGGCGAAACTACCTGAGAAAGATCTCCTCATCCCAACTAGACTGGGCAATCTGCGCTGCCTGCAGACCGCACTAGACAGTGTGAGACGTTTCAGGGGCCTAGACGTTTGTGTAAAGGATGACAAAGTGAAGGCAACTTTCAACTTGTTGTTCTCCTTGCTGGACAGCCTCATTTCAGATGATCTTTTGCCGCAGGAGAAAAATAGAAACCCTTGGATTTATCAAGGAACAGCTTGA